The DNA sequence GCAATAGTATCTATCTGTTTTTTCCGACCCATGTTATTGATGCTAACTTGTTTTCTTCCTATAAAGTACAATATCTGTTAATTCTAGGCCAATATCTCCAGGGAACTCAAAAGTCCGTTCAGGCTTGGACTACACATGGACTAGCTATTTCAGCGGCTTATCAACTGGGTTTACATTCACCTGACGCGAACCGGGGATTTTCACCTCTAGAATGTGAGATTCGCAAGCGGACCTGGTATGGATGTATTCTTCTTGATCGGTATGTTAGTTTATGTCCTGTGATGAGGTGGGTGCTGATAAATCCTCGGTCTAGTACTCTAAGTATGACATTTGGTCGTCCATGTACCATTCCTGAGTCATACATAAAACTTGACATGCCTCTTAACGATATGCAAATGCTTGGCCCGAATTTGGAGGTGGAGCCATGCCCTCAGCTCGATGGGGCCTTCTTCACAGCTGCCATGTAAGCGCTCAGAATCATTTCTTCGTAAATCATAACATTATTAACGATAGTCAGAAAGCTTTATGCCATCCTCTACAATGTGTTAGATTCGTGCTACGGACAGAACCTCGGCTTTGAAGACCCCGCATCCGTTTCCAGTGCCATCTCTCGCGTGTTTGACGGACAACACCAATTAGAcctttggcggcttcagcTAGTCCCATCCTTGGGCTTTCGTGTCTGGGATACACCAATGAGCTCCGAGGATGTTGAGAAAATGGACAAAGACTTGATCATCAGCCATAGGTTCAGCATTGTTCTCTCAGTGCGCTACAATAACCTCCGAAttttgcttcatcgtcgGCATTTAGAAAGCCTTCTGAAATCCCTCGGGACTTCCGAGAATGATTCAATCAATGGTGATAAAAGGCTTCTGAGGCAAATGAGTCTCAACAGCGTGGAATCCTGCGTCGAATCCGccatttccatcatctcaatAGTTCATTGTATAACGTTGTCTAGTAGCTGGCGGCGCGAGTTGCTAGGCGCGTGGAACTATTCTCTTTACTACAGTAAGCATTACCTCGTCTTGTATACCGAGCTAAACGGCATCAAACTCACCGCTTAATAGCATTCAATGCCGCGCTAGTTATTTTTGCGTCTCTCATGATAGTATCCACATCCAAAGAGGCCCTCAATGACACGTCCATTGGGATAAAGGTGAATCAGTCACGTTCCTGCATAGAACACGCAATTGAAGCACTACGATGCCTTGATTCCGGAAACCGAGTCATTGAGCGCTGTGCAGAGTATCTTGCCCAACTTTCTTTAATCTTGAGTGCTATGGGTAAGTGACATGCTACGAACTACCGTTCTTGTgactctctcctttctcaacATCCTTTCTCAACAAAATATATGGCCCATTTTGCAAAAGTATGTCTACCAGCCAGTAACTAACTAGGTTCAAAACGATAGATCGAAATGAGTCAGACACAAGCAGTAGTGGGATGCGGAACTTTCCGATTGAACATTCGTCAGATGTTTTTCCGCCCAGTGGACTTGAATCCTATATGGACCTAGGAGAATTCATGGTTGATGGGGATTTTGACTTTTTAGCGGACTTTTTGGTCATGCAGAATGGAAAGCATCAATCCTGAACCAGTATGCAGATAGGCAAGAGACTCGGTAGATCCCTATGCTAAACATGTATGATGCTTTGATCAGAAACACTATTGGCGACACTAATGGAACTAATGTTATCATACACGTATAATGGTTTCTATTCGATAGAACAACGAGTAATGAACCCTGCCTGCAGTGGTTTTACTTTCTGCCGATTCATGTATCGTGAAGGACACCGTATTCCCTATGCAGCCAAATATGGCGGACTCTTTTCAACAGCCGAGATCGTTAAGACAGATGTAGTAAAACATAGTGGGTTCTTTCCAAGGAATGAGACTGCTCCGCGGGGAAGCATATCCACTTACTAGGTCTTGCACTACATAATTGCCCATTCAGAATTGAAGCCGGAAGTTAGCGGAAGCCCCTTGGCGATCTGGAGCCAGTCGAAGCCGTAGGGCACCGCCAGGTGGCTTTCTCATGAGTCGTGGGAGAGATGGGGACAGAAGAATAGAAGTGACGCTAAAATCACGGCAGTGGACTCGGGAGAACCGAAAGGTTGATAGTATGTGTGAATAGAAGTGACAGCAATAGCCGCCAATAGTAGCCGTGGACTAATGTCCGCCTAGTGTTAGCGAGGTGCCTTGGTGCAATTTCCTTATCGCAGGGCCAACTCTATATATCCATTCTTACAAGAGATTGGTTGAGCTGAGTGTGGGGTTTAGCGCCACGAGGATCGGCTTCAATCCCGAAACCGAAAAGACATCGTAGTCTGGGGACCCCGCGTTTTCCATTGTCTCGGTTATTCCCCCGCCAGTTCCCCGGATTCTCTAAACAAGCTTAAGTGAGCTTTGGCAAGTGTAACTTGGCAAGAGAGATATTATGGAAGCTCTCTGACTCAAGGTAGCTATGTAGAGACTCGACTTGATCTATTTaaagggagatggagcccACTGTATTCATCTTTAAAGCAAGCCAAATAAGAACTTTGTTTGCTCTTAATCAATACACAATACCATCAACTATTTCTTAATCATGTCCAACCAAGGCCGAAAGTGCGAATatgaggagagggagaggtgCCGATCCGTGAGCTCAAACGAGCCGGATCTTGAAAGACTTCGAACCAAAGGCGGCCATATTGACAATCGTGATCAGCCTTCGCTACCTATTGTTCATCGAAGCTTTGCAAATCCTGCACCCTTAGGCCTTCTATCTTTTGCCACAGGAGTATTTCTACTCTCAATGCTTGGTGTCCATGCACGCGGCATTGTGGAAAAGAATATCTTGGTGGGAGTTTTTGTATTCTTTGGTGGAGTATGCCAGTTTATTTCTGGAATCATGGAGTTTGTTGCCGGAAACACGGTATGAATCCATACACGAGAAACTGGAAATCTGAAAGCCCCTAATGTTTTCCTAGTTTGGAGCTACAGTCTTCCCAGCATATGCGGCTTTGAGCCTGAGCTTCGCACTCAGTAAGATCTTTTTTTAACTACAGCCTTCCTATAAATGGATAAAGCTAACCATAACGTTTTACTGGCAGTCTTTATTCCAGGATCAGGCATTATTGATGGTAAGGTTTCTATCTCATAACGCTTACTACGAAACGAACTCAGAACAGTTTTCtaacagcagcaatagcgTACAGTGATGCCGAGGGACATCTCCTTCCCGAATTCAGTCAGGCGCTCTCCTTGTATCTATGGAGCTGGCTCATACTGAACGCCATATTCACCGTCGCATCCATTAGAAGCTCTTGGCCATTATTCATGGCCCTTTTACTTTTCAATGTCGAATTGACACTCCTCGCCACAGGCTACATGGTTGGCAATGAGACTTTATTAGTAGCTGGAAATTCCGTTGGTTTCCCGGTGGCATTGTGCGCCTGTAAGTATACCTCATCTCATACGGCAATCAGTACCCTGGCTAATGAAAATAATGAATAGATTGGTCTGGGTGTGCAGGATTGTGGTCAGGAGGCATAACTCCATTTACACTTCCAACGTTCCCTATGTACACATATGTCTGATGCATTGCACGGGAAACGGTCAACAATCGGGTTGGTGGTTAATAGGCCGCGGAATATACTAGTCGAGTCAATTTTTAGATTCATTCGTGTCTAATAGATTCATGTTAACATGAAAAATAAATTGACACGGCGGCGGTGAATGTGTTTTGATCAGCGATATACTGCTCCACAATGGACTTCAACAGAAGAGCCCCCATTCACTGATGCATCTCTATAATTCACCATGATAGATCGTACATTGATACATATCCTGACTATTTCAACATAAATGTTCTCTTGGTACTAATTGCGGATGATCTCCCTTCCGTCCAACCAGTCCATGAACCACGCATAACACATCAAGATTTTCCTCCGCCACGATCGCGTCCAAAAGAAATTACCAGATCTCCAACTCAGCCACGCTCCATAACCCGTGTATTCACGTTTCCCCTGGACTACGCCGTCCCGTCTTCCAGTGTAGGTGACTAGAGAGCGCTGTTTGTATTCAAATGGAGACGTATCATTCTTGTTCAGCACCTTGATGATGTAGTCTGCTTTTTGAATTGCAACTTCGGCGGTTGTTGGTAGAGTTCCGCCTTCGATATCTCCCGCATCTCCCATTGCAAATACGCTCCGCAAGGCATTGCCATCGAGTGCGAAAGCATTGAGACGATCATCCGTCAAAATTCGCACCAACCCCTTTTCCGTTTTGCGAAGATTCAGTTTGTCAACTAGAGGAACTGATTTGTTTCCCGTGGCCCAGATGAGCATGCCATAGCCGGTAGCACCATCCTCTTGGGTTTCAATCGTATTTTGGGTAATTTTCAGGATATGTGTATTCGTTTTGATGTTGACTCTGCCCGTTTTTAGGGCACTGGACGCATACTCTGCCAATTTTTGATCGAAAGGTGCCAGAATCTGAGGAGCAACGTCGTACACGGAAACAGACGCCTTTCCCTTCAAGTGCGGAAACAAGACATTGGCGTCTCCATCAAATAAATCCGTCAGCTCAGCCGCCATCTCGATACCAGTGGGACCGCCGCCAACAATGGCCACATGCAGCAGTTGCCTCTGGCGATCCTCTGATGTCCCTGGCAGCGAGGCCATCTCAAGAAGGTCGTTCAATCGGCTTCGAACTGCGTTCGCATTGGCAACGTTCTTCACGAAGATGGCATGTTCCGTGACGCCAGGGATGCCGAAAGTGTTGCTACGGCATCCTGGTACAAGGATAACCCTGTCGTAGTCGACATTGAAACGTTCGTCCTTCAGCTCGTCGAATGCTGGCTGACAGATGATAGTCTTTGTGTCAAAATCGATATCGACAACCAGTGCCTTGATATACTTTGCGTGAAAGTCCCTCCGTCGAAGAGGCTCATGTGCCAATCGGGGGTCAAACAGTCCGCAAGCAGCGCTGGCTAATAAAGGAGTTACTGCGGAAGTATTCTCGGGCGAGATTAGTGTGACATCATACTTGTTGTGGTCGATACCATAGCCCAGACGATAGCCACCCCAACCACTTCCAATAATAACgactttctctttctgcGTAGCCATGGCTGATGTGTAGATGATTGGAAAAGTGTTTTTACTGAGCTAAATTCCACAGCGACACATATGATTCTCACAAGGGCAGGCTCAATTAATATGCTCGAAGCGGAGATACATGCAATGACGACTGAATGGGGTCAAGCAGCTGAAGCATCGAATATCGGCAAAACTGCTGACGTCAcgaaaagtataaatatttcCTAAACAGGGGAATCTAATTCGAAGCCTCATATGACATTTAGACATAACTTGGAAATATACAGGACTCGGGTTTAATTATTGCCGATGCGCAGCGCTTCTGGGTGCAGTAACATGCACTATCTCGATGTGCTCGGTGTTTTGAAACGTTGATGCAAATGCCGAAAGCCGAGTAAATGGCAGAAAAGAATGGTCCAGGCACTCGGGAGGAGATTCCTGAGAAATTCCAAAGTGGATGCGCAGTGATCCAGCAGCTAGTTATGAATTGACTTCACAACTCTAGCTCGAAACTCCAACTCCATACTAAACTCCGAATACTATCCGACAAGTCTATCAATTACGCTGAGGAGAAAGAGACCAACCCCTGTGTAGGAACGATAAACTTTGCTGAGTTTGCTAGGACTTGATGGAAGTAACTGCTACACAACTGAGACTACTAGTTAGCTCAAATTAAATTGGTAGCGAATTATGTATTTGGGGGTAACGCAACGagccttttttgttttgaagACATACTCGGCgggtgaagaaggcgacTGCATTAGCCCCCGCCTCTCTAACTAGAGAGGCGGGCACGTAACCCATATCTTTGTACAACTCATATATAAAGTCACCCcatagtaaaatatataaagtaacAAAAATACTCGGTTAGTTAACTAAAAGATTTATTGcgaaaaaaataaacaggGATACATGCATAGGTCTTTTTGTCACCTCATGCATTTTACTATGAGTTGACTTTAGATACGGTTTGTACAACGATGCAAATTACGTGCCCGCCTCTCTAGTTAGAGAGGCGGGGGCCTTGGTTGGCCTGCTTACTAGTCAACCCGCCGGGTATACTTACCGTCTTAC is a window from the Trichoderma atroviride chromosome 5, complete sequence genome containing:
- a CDS encoding uncharacterized protein (TransMembrane:6 (i57-78o84-106i118-137o157-174i181-200o212-233i)), which codes for MSNQGRKCEYEERERCRSVSSNEPDLERLRTKGGHIDNRDQPSLPIVHRSFANPAPLGLLSFATGVFLLSMLGVHARGIVEKNILVGVFVFFGGVCQFISGIMEFVAGNTFGATVFPAYAALSLSFALIFIPGSGIIDAYSDAEGHLLPEFSQALSLYLWSWLILNAIFTVASIRSSWPLFMALLLFNVELTLLATGYMVGNETLLVAGNSVGFPVALCAYWSGCAGLWSGGITPFTLPTFPMYTYV